The Halomonas sp. HAL1 genome segment ATTACGCTGGCAACGCTTTATGCCAGTAGCGGCTGGATGGGCCAACTGCTTGAACCGCTTGGTTTTCAGGTCGCCTATACCTGGGTAGGCATTGCGTTGGCCATGGCCTTTACCAGTATTCCGTTTGTAGTGCGCACCGTTCAACCAGTGCTGGAAGACTTACCCGCTGAAGTCGATGAAGCCGCCATGTCACTAGGTGCAACTGACGGTGTCGCCTTTCGTCGCGTGATCTTGCCGCATATCTGGCCTGCCTTAGTCACCGGTACCGGGCTTGCTTTTGTGCGCTCGTTAGGTGAGTTCGGGGCGATCATTTTTATCGCTGGCAATATGCCTTATGAAACCGAGATCACCGCACTGATGATCTTCGTCAAACTGCAAGAGTACGACTATGCGGGCGCATCGGCGATCGCTTCGGTCGTACTGTTCGTATCACTGGCGCTGCTACTGGCGATTAATGTTTGGCAGGGACGTTTTGTACGCCGCCTGCATGGAGGTAAGGGCTAATGCGCCGAATTGGTGATGCACCGGTTGTCCGGCGTCTGCTGATAGGAGCCGCCCTGGTACTGTCAGCACTTTTTTTGCTGCTGCCATTGGTGGCCATTTTTGCTCAGGCGTTTTCTGAGGGCGTCATGGTCTTCTGGGCCAATGTTAGCAATACCTTCACGCTGCATGCGATTGGCTTAACGCTGATGATTGCGCTACTCACTATCCCGGTGTGCTTGGTGTTTGGTGTGGCGCTGGCGTGGCTGGTAACACGCTTCAGTTTTCCCGGGCGACGCATTTTACAGACCCTGATCGATATTCCCTTTGCGGTCTCCCCCGTGGTGGCGGGTCTGATTTACTTGCTGCTGTATGGCCGCAACGGCTGGATCGGCACGTGGCTGGATGGCCACGATATTCAGCTGATGTTTGCCTGGCCGGGTATTCTGATGGTGACTATTTTTGTGACCTGCCCCTTTGTGGCTCGCGAACTTATCCCGTTGATGCAGGCCCAAGGCTCGCGTGAAGAAGAAGCGGCCGTGACGCTTGGCGCTTCCGGTTGGACGACATTTCGTCGCGTCACGCTACCCAACATTCGCTGGGCACTACTGTATGGCGTCATCCTCACCAATGCTCGTGCAGTCGGCGAATTCGGTGCCGTTTCGGTGGTCTCAGGTGCCATTCGCGGCCAGACCAATACACTGCCACTGCACCTTGAGCAGCTTTATCAGGATTACAACGCCGTAGGGGCTTTTGCCTGCGCGGCCTTACTCGCATTCATTGCCCTATTGACGCTCGCCGCGAAGGCTGGGCTGGAATGGCGCGCAGCGCGCCGGGAGGCATTTGCATGAGCATTCGCTTACACAACATCGCTAAGCACTTCGGCAATACCCAGGCATTAGAGCCAATCAATCTGGATATTCATGAAGGTGAGCTGGTCGGCCTGCTCGGTCCTTCGGGTTCAGGCAAAACCACCCTGCTGCGGATTATCGCCGGATTGGAAAATGCCGACCGCACCACCCAACCGGGTAAAATTCTGTTTGGCGACCGCGACGTGACCAACGTGCATGTACGCGACCGGCGGATTGGCTTTGTCTTCCAGCACTATGCGCTGTTCCGCCATATGAGCGTTTACGACAACGTGGCGTTTGGCCTGACCGTGCTCTCGCGCAAACGCCGCCCCAGCAGCGGTGAGATTCGTGCACGGGTGTTCAGGCTGCTTGAAATGGTCAAGCTGGAACATCTTGCCAACCGCTACCCCGCCCAACTTTCGGGCGGCCAGCAGCAGCGCGTGTCGTTGGCCCGCGCCTTAGCGGTGGAGCCTGAAGTATTGCTCTTGGACGAACCGTTTGGTGCCCTTGATGCCAAAGTACGCCAGGAGCTTCGCCGCTGGCTGCGTCATCTGCATGATGAGCTCAATTTCACCAGCGTCTTTGTAACTCACGATCAGGAAGAGGCACTGGAGCTTTCCGACCGCGTCGTGGTAATGAGCAATGGCCGTATAGAGCAGATCGACACCCCCGACGAGCTCTACCGCACGCCAGCAAATCGCTTTGTGTTTGAATTTTTAGGCGATGTCAACCACCTGGAAGGCAAAGTGAGTAACGGCGTATTGACCTGCGGCGATGCCTATTGGCACGTTGATCTGCCCGATGGTCATGAAGAGCTGTTGCTGCGCCCTCATGAAGTACGCCTGACCGAGCAGCCCACCTCGGAAAGCCATCTGCCGGTTACCATCACAGCGATCTCGCCAGTGGGCGCCGAAGTGCGCGTGGAGTTGGAAGCGGATTGGCTCGCCCAGCCGTGGCTGGCAACCGTGCGCCACACTGACTTTGAACACTTGGCACTACGCCGGGGGCAACGCTTATTCGCCCATCCCCGTCACTGGCGCCGCTTCCCCAAAGTCACTGAGAAAACGACGGAGCAGACACGCGTCGCGTAACGTTTCAATAGCCGCCCCGTCCCGGGGCGGCTTGCGTAAATAACTACTCGGATTAGTTCAAAAGCGCATTTGCCTAAACGTGAGGCTCACCCGCGGCTCGATATCTTTCTTGGTTTTGGGCAGGCTATGTAACCAGTTCTTTTGCGTGGCGCCTTTCATAATCAACAGACTACCGTGCTCTAACGTAAGAGAGACACTCTCGCCTGTTACCTTATGTTTAAAAGAAAACTTTCTTTCGCCGCCAAGCGTGAGCGCCCCGATTGATCCCTTTTCAACCAGATCCTTCTCGGCATCACTGTGCCAACTCATACCCTCATCCCCTGAGCTATAAAAATTACACAGGCATGAGTTAAAGGCATCTCCACAGTGGCTTTCCACCAACTGGTTCATATCGCGTAAAAAATCAGGCCATACCAACGCCGTTTTGGTATATCCAGAGTAGCTAGATTTGACCGGTTCATCTGCATACCATGCCATCTTTCGCTTAGTGACAATCTCTTTACCGTAAATAAGAGCGCGATCATGCTCCCAGCTCAATTCGTTAATGCACCTACTGAAGTACATATCGGCGGTAGAAGCGTCTAGGATTTTGCCGTGGTAATAGGCTGCCCCATCCCGTGGAAGCAGGTTAATCAATTTCATACCGTCGTTTTCAAATAGATCTGTATGCGTCATAGCGATGCCAATTGTATGCCTATTACAAAGACAGCAAGAAACGGGTTTTTCTCACCCTAACAAGGAAGCAATACTGAAAGCCATGCGGCAAAACACCCAGGCTGAGGCCTGTTGGCTAATCAGAAAATTTATAAAGGGAAACAAAATGAGAGCAATAGACTATATACGGCTACTGTCGCTAGCCGCTATCTGGGGAGCAAGCTTTCTTTTTATGAGAATCGCCTCACCGGCGATAGGCCCAATCAACACAGCATTTTTTAGAGTCTTTTTTGGCCTCATCGGTTTGGCTTTTATCATCGTTATCATACGTAAAAGCCTGGCGTTCAGAGGCAAACTAGGCAAAATTTTGATTTTAGGTGCCATAAACTCAGGCATCCCATTTCTTATGTACAGTATAGCAGCAACATTACTACCTGCTGGCTATTCAGCGATTCTAAATGCGACGACGCCTTTAACAGGTGCCATGATTGGCTTTTTTATCTTTAGCGAGAGTTTAACTATAAAAAAATGGCTGGGCGTAACGCTAGGCATTGTCGGTATTACAATAATTACTACAGTGGGTGAATCCAATATTGTTGGCAACATCTACATTGGCGTTGCCGCCTGCATTATAGCTACTATTGGTTATGGCTTTGCGGGATTTCTTACCCGAAGATGGATAACCCAGCAAGGCGGCCTGGATTCAACGCTAGTTGCGTTTGGCAGTCAAATAGGCGCGACCATTTTTCTCACTCCCTTTTTGATTTGGAACCTTTCATCTGGCCCCAACATTGATTGGCTTCAAGGTGATGTGTGGGTCAGCCTGCTAGCAGTCGGCTTTTTATGCACCTCCTTCGCTTATATTCTTTACTTTAGATTGATCGCCGACATTGGTCCGTTACGGTCGCTCACCGTTACTTTCTTGGTGCCGCCTTTCGCTGTGTTATGGGGCTTTTTAATCCTTGATGAAACGATTTCCAGCGGATTTTTACTTGGCTCTTTGGTCGTTTTACTTTCCGTTTGGCTAATCGTGAGCACTGATTCCAAAAAAACCACTTAGCGCACTATCTTGTTTTGCTTCTTTCGCAAATTCAGCGGCGTGCCGTAGAAAATAAATTAATAGTCTTTGAAAATAGCGAGCAAAGCCGTTTCACCAGAACATACCGTCAGCACGCTAGCCGCGTTATACTGGCCTTTTAGCCATAGCGGAGGAAGACCATGCTTCGGCGTCACTTTTTACGGATTTCAGGTGTTCTGCTTGCCAGCGCCTGGCTAGCCGGTTGTACTAGCCCGCAGTACCTGCAACTCAGCCCTGAACGCAGCGCCCAGGTGCCCCAGGTTGGCTCCGGCCAGCAGGTTACGGTAATTGCTCAAGATGGGCGCGAAAGCGATATTATTGGCAATCGTGCTGGCGGCGGAATGTCCACCGCGCATATCACCGTGAGCAGTCACGAATTGATTCCGCGCTTACAGCAAGAAGCTGAGCGCGCCGTTAGCGATATGGGCTTTACACCCACGACAGAACAAGCCGAGGGGCGTCCGAGTTTGACGCTGGAACTTGCCAGTCTGAATTACGCACGTGGCGAGAGCGGCCAGCCATTGGTAGACGAAGCGCGTCTTGAAGGTGTCTTCCGCGCTATTGCGCAAAATAAGGGCACTACTTATACCGGCACTTACACATCGCGCCGTACTCAGGGTTATGCGCTTAAACCCGACGCCGACAGTAATGCGCGCATGCTGAGCGATCTACTTAGCGATGGTATGAACCGTGCTTTTAGCGACCCTGAACTGGGCCAATTGCTCGCCCGCTAAGCTATTCCCTTGCACAAACCACATAAATGCGGGCTGCCCCTCTTAACTCTCTAGAGGCGCGGCCCGCGTCGTTCCAGCGCCCACACGCTCTCCGTGTAACCGCGTTCATCGGGGCTGCCCTGTTCTAGAAATGTTAATGTGAAATTAGGGGCGAACAAGCTTTCAATTTCGCTGGCGGGGACACTATAGGGAGGCCCTGCATCACCCTCGTTGTGGGCCAAACTAATCAGCAGACCTTTGGCGCCGGGCGGTACCAGTTGAGCAAGATGAAAAGCATAGCGCTGGCGGGTTGCTGGCGGCAGCGCTATCAGTGAAGCGCGATCATAAAACGCCCCAATTTCTGCGGCCTGCTGAATATGTAGGTGAAAAAAGTCCCCACACCAGAGTTCAACATTGCCTTGACGGGAGACATTGAATCCTGCCTGGCGATAACGCGACACAGCCATACTACGCTGAGCCAAAAACTGCTCAATGGCTTCAGGGGCAAACTCAATCCCCAATACCGGATACCCTTCATCTGCCAGCCAGCGCATATCCAGGCTCTTACCACACAGCGGCACAAGCACCTTGGTGCGTTTGGCAACACCAAGCGAGCCCCAATGGCGCAGTAGCGCCGGGTGCGCCTGCTGCAGATGAAAACCAATGCGCCCTTCTTGCCAGCGCTTGCGCCATTGATCACTCATTTTTTGCTACCTTGTCGTTGATCGCGCTATTAAAACCAACGGTCACGCTTTTTACGTCGACGTGGCAGATGCGGCACAATCAGGCCAACCAACAAGCCCGCGCCAGCCACACCACCGCCGTACATAAAGTAGCGCATCAACAGATCTTCTTCCTGGGTTTCTAAGCGCGCCTGAAGCCCTCTTACCTGCTGGCGCGACTGCTCAGCCTGACTGTCCAGCTCTTGATTACTCGCTTCAAGCTCGGCAATACGCCGTTCACGAACCTCAAGGGTTTCTGTCATTGAGGAAACCCGCTGTTCCCAGGCCTCATTGATGCCATCCAGCTCCGCGGTTAACTCCTCTACCTGCGCTTCTAACGCGGGTAGCTGCTCAACCGCACTCGGCGTCTGCTGAAGCTCGTCGCTCAATACCCAGACCGCATTGCCATCGCTATTACGAACCCGGGTGTAATTCCCGCTGGTTTCAAGAACATCGACCTGCTCACCGGCATTCAACGTACCGATGATGCGATAACCGTCCGTTGGGCCACTACGCACGTAGGTACTTAACTCGTCGGTCACCCATGCCTGGTTGTCGGATTGGGCGTTAGCATTAATGCTCGCCACACTTAGTAAAACGCCGGCCGCAGCGGCGTAATATCGAAAACGAATTTTATTTACCTGCATGACATCATGTCCTGATTTAAAACGCTGCAAGGCGGACGAAGCCAACAGCGCTTATCGCCTAACTTAGCGGTGCGCTTGTCTCATACGCTTACCCTTCTCCGCGCGGTGGCAACGAAAAGGGACGGGGGAACTCTGCTACTCGGGCATCAGTTTTAACCGCCTTCAATGGGCCTTCACGCTCTACTTCATCAATGCGCACAATAGCATTTAATGGTAAGTAGCTACGTTTGACACCATCAAAGGTTCGCTGCAATTTTTCAGTCGCAGGGTCGACGACTACCCGTGAAGCATCGTCAAAGACAAACTCCTCGACTTCAATAAAGCCCCAAAGTTCGCTCTGAAAGATTTCTCGGACGTATAAATCCCAAATTTCACCCTGCTGGTGAACCACCACACGGTAGATCGGCTTGGCCGCCATCTTGGCCTATTCCTCTTGCCATTTGTACATGAAGTTGAACCGACTAGCTTACCATATTCCTACCGCTACGACTTTACGCAAAGCCTTTAGCGAGTGCTGCGTTAATGCTGCGGATAATGGGCTCATTAGCCGCACCAGCCGCCCTCGTGTATGGTGGGCTGGGTGTTTTGGCAATTCTTTTCACTCACCAAGTAGGAGTCATCAACATGCAAAAGGATCCAAATAAGGGCTATATCGCTCTGCTCGGTTGGAGCCTCAATGCGATTGAAGCGGCTGAGAATTTTGATCGTCGCTACATTGTCGTTGCACCTGACTGGGCCGAAGAGTATTGCCAAAAACACGACATTCCCTATGTGCCTTGGAATTTCGAGCGCCTCAATGACCGCTCAATGGAAATCGCCGAGACACTCAAAGAAAAGGGTGTTGATGTCGCGATCCCTCTCTATGAAGAAACCGTAGAATGGGCTGGGGCCATCAACTCCGTACTGCTTGATAACCCACGTATTTATGGTCAATCGCTACTGCTTCGCGACAAGGCGTTGATGAAGCGTCGGGCCCAGTTAGGCGGCATCCGCGTCGGTATCTTTGAAGAAGCCCACGATAAAGAAGACGTGGTGCGCTTTCTCAAACGCGTTAACCAGACGCTGCTTAAGCTGGATGGTGACCCCAACGACCCCATTCACCTCAAGGCCTTCGATAAAGCAGGCTGCCTGGGCCACCGTGTTATTCGCACACCGGATGAAGTGGATACCATCCCGGACGAAGAGTTCCCGGTGCTGATGGAATCGCACCTGGACGGCTGGGAGTTTGCTGTCGAAGCGTGGATTCATGATGGCAAAATCGCCTTCTTGAACATCTCAGAATATGTAACGCTGGGTTACTCTGTATTTGTGCCTGCGTCTCCAGAGCTTGAGAAGTATCGCGAACAGATCACCGTGCAAATCGAAAAGCTAGTTAAAGCATTTGATATTGAGTTTGGCTTGATTCACCCCGAATACTTTGTCACCAGCGATGGTGAGATGTATTTTGGCGAAGTGGCTTACCGTCCGCCCGGTTTCAAAGTCTTTGAATTGTTAGAACGTGTTTACGGCTTTAATGCTTATCAAGCGTCAATGCTAGTGTTCGACCCGAAAACCACGAAAGAAGAAGTGGCCAAGTTTTTCCCGAAAGAAGTGGTCGATGCCGATGGCTTTGCCGGTTGCTTTGGCGTATACCCACGCCGTCGTGTGGTCAGCCGTTTGGAAATTCCCGAAGAGACCGAAGATCACCCCTACTTTGAGTCTCATGAGCTAACCTCACCAGTAGAAGAAACCGTTACCAAACGCACCGCGTTTGGTACCCATTGGGGTCTGGTCTACTTTAAAGGCGAGGATGCGCATACCATACGCGACCTATTAAAACGCCAAGAAGACCTCGACTTCTATGTATAATCCCTGCTAACGCTGGGATAAGGAGTCACCGTGGAGACTGATCAAGTTACGTCTTCTCAAGAAGATAGCAAGCTCAATGGATTGTTGAGCAAATTTGATGACGCTGTGCGCCTGCTTACGCAGGCGCCCGCCTTCTCAAAGCCCGCCAAGCTGCCGCGAGTAATGGATACTGCGCGGCGAATATTACTTCAGGATGGCGGTTGTGAAGCACTGGAATCCCGCGCGCAAGCGTTCGAGGAGGCTGGTGTGTTTTTAGGCTCCGACTGGGAAACTCCCCAATATCTGGTGCCGACCCTGACAACTTTTGCGCTGAAAAGCGCGGATGCCAACGTGGTCGTCATCGAAGCATTAAGCGAGCTTCGGCTTCTCGCCGTCGCTAAAGGCGACTTTATTCATCCCCTGATTTCCGCCGATCATGCGCACCATTACCTGACTCAGGTCATGGCCATTAATTTATGGCTGCTATTTTTACCGCCCAGTGAGGCGGAGCGGGAAACCCAGGGGCGCCTGGCGACCATTCCTCGCCAGCTTTTCCAGCACTTAGCGGATCGAATCGGCTACGAACATATCGTCGATCAACTGATTGATGAGATTTGGCGCATTTTAAAGCAGCGTCCCATCCAGGTTGACTCGATCAAACAGATGATCACCCAAATTGCCCTTTGCCAAGCCAACCCAGCAATTGATCTAGGAGCTAGTGGCCAAGGTGCCGACCGTTTGGTCAGCTCGCTTTACGGGCCCACTCAGGCCTGCCGGGAAGACCCTGGTGTCGATGTCTATCGTGATCGCTTAGAGCACATGGATCAAGCGGCGCTGCAGGCTGAATCCACGGGCTTTGCCAGAGCAATGCACGATACCGGTCTAGTTTCGCCCTATCACGCCGTGTTGCTACGCCACCTGCTTGAAGAGGGTGATCATTTACTCTCTGAAGCACTGGGCTTGTCGTCTACCGGGCGTGATTGCTTACTCTGCTACCGTGAGCTGGTTCAAGCGTTGATTCGTGGTGGGGTTTATCCTGCTACGTCGCAGGCGGTCTATGGCCTAGCGCTCATGCTCGAACGCGGCATTCTTTATCAGCCACCGGTGGCACCGGCCATGTGGCGTCAGCTTAATCTACCGCTCTCAGAGTGGGCCCAGTCACGACTCACTATCGCCTATGGCGACACTGTTTCGCCCCGTGCACGGCTGATTGAAGGCGTGCTATGCATGCTGGGTCTACCGTTAGGCGTTGGACAGGGTAATAACCCTACCTGCCAATCGGCACGCGCCCTTTCCATGTGGGCCTACAATGATCCGGACTATCTGCTGCAGATGGTGGCGTGGGCAGCGCGCGATGACGAACTCATTATGCATTTCGAGGGCCAGGCCATCTCATCGATGGAGAGCCTTTCTGGCGTTGCGACTGAATTGCCAATGGATTTAGATCCCGTGTCGCTGATTGTGGTGCCACACCTTGATCGCATTTATGCCGAAATGGGCCGACGTTGCATTGGTCGTGAGGGTGACCCTCACCGCTGGGTGAATCCTGAATTTCATGGCTGGTGGTCAGGACGCGGTTTCCGCATCAATGTCGATGTGGCCACCGGGCAGCTAAGCGATGTGGATGATTTTGTACGCCACTTCTATGCCAGCTATCACCCCTACTACAATGGCAACCAACCGCTGATTCATCCCCAGCCAGCGGGCATTGCGGTCACCGATAGCGCAGCACGCTTTATTGGCTGGCACGCGATCACCATTTTGCGGGCCTCCCTCGACCCATCTGACGTTATGCGGGTTTATTTTTATAATCCCAACAACGATAGCGGCCAGGATTGGGGCGACGGCGTCATTGTCAGCACCTCGGGTAACGGTGAACGCTTTGGTGAAGCATCGCTGCCTTTCGAACGCTTTGCATCGCGGCTGTATATTTATCATTACGACCCACTCGAGCGTGGTGAAGTAGTGTCTGTCACCGATGAAGAGTTGGAAAATGTGAAATATTACCTCCACCGTAGCTGGGGGGCATCGCGTTTACCGCCTGTCGAACTGCAGGCTGATCAAGGCCCTAACGCCCCACCGGATGCAGAATAAGCCGCCCTATTAACGACACTCTTAATCATTATGATGCGACTCGATCAACTATTGGTCAGCCAAGGGCTGGCCAATTCGCGTACCCGCGCCCAGCGGCTTATTCGACATGGGCGGGTTCGTCTTGCCAGTAACGGTAAGCCGTTAACTAAGGCGTCAGAAAAGTGGCCCGAAGATACTCGCTTTGAAGTGGAGGACGACCCTGAAGAGCGCTATGTCTCCCGCGCAGGTTTGAAACTGGAAGCGGTGCTGACAACGCTACAAATGCATTTCAATGAAGCGGTGGTACTCGATATAGGCCAATCGACCGGTGGCTTCACCGACTGCGCGCTGCGCTTTGGCGCGCGCCATGTCGTTGGTATAGAGGTTGGCCATGGGCAGCTGGCCCCCGAGCTACGTGGCGACCCACGCGTGACGTGCCTGGAGGGATTGAATGCGCGTTACATGAGTAGCGATGAAGCACTAAAAAGCGTGCTTGCCGCTCAACCCATCGATAGCGCCATTATGGATGTGTCATTTATCTCGCAAACGCTGATTCTGCCTGAAATTGTCGCTCTGCTGCCACAGGAAGGACAATTGATCTCCCTGGTTAAACCTCAGTTTGAGCTGAACGCAGAAGCTCTCAATAAACGCGGCGTGGTGCGTGACGCTAGGCGTTATAACGACGTTGAAACCAATATTCGCAGCACTTGTGACGCCTGCGGATTTACCATTCACCACTGGCAGGAGAGCCCGATTACCGGCAGCGATGGCAATCGGGAGTTTCTACTGCACGCCGTAAAAGGGGCTTAATAAAAAGCATCAAGTCGACGAAGGAGGTGTGAGCTGATTTGCGGACTGCACTTTTATCGCCTCGCCCTTATCGGGATGTAGCCATACGTCCATCTGCTCAAAGGCCACGCGTACACCCGCCTCACGAAACAGTGCATCAACCCGACAGTTAATTTCATCGGCAGCAAACAGCCTGTCGAGCAGGTCATTGACGAAAATACGTAGCTCGAAATTGAGGCTGTGTTGTCCGTAACTCAAACAAAAAACCTGAGGTTCAGGGTCTGCCAGCACGCGAGGATTTTCATCTGCGGCTTTGCGCAGCAGTTGATGCACCTTCGGCATGTCCGACCCATGAGCCACGCCGTAAGTCAGCACGACACGGGTGATATTATCCGACAGTGACCAGTTGATGAGTTGGTCGGTTACAAAGGTTTTATTGGGGATAATAATTTCTTTACGATCAAAATCAGTGACGGTGGTCGCCCGGATGCGGATACGGCTGACAGTACCGTGCAAATTACCAATCGTGATCGTGTCGCCAATACGAATTGGCCGCTCAAACAGAATGATCAAACCGGATATAAAGTTGGCAAAAATTTCCTGTAAACCAAACCCTAACCCCACACTCAGGGCGGCCACCAGCCACTGCAGCTTGTCCCAGGAGACGCCAAGGGTCGATAACCCCATCACAATCCCCGTGCCCACAATGGTGTAGGAGAGCAGCGAGCTAATGGCATAGGCGCTGCCCTGTTTCAAGGACATCCGAGATAACACCATCACTTCTAACAAGCCGGGTAAGTTGCCCGCCATGATAAATGTAATGGCGACAATCAGTAGGGCAGCAAAGATGTCCGATATCGATAACGCGTTATCAACCAGATCTCCCTCTTGCGCCTCCCACAGTGATACGTTGTCCAGATAGCCAAGCACCGAAAGCAAGTCTGCCCAGACCAAATAAAGCAGGGCACTAAAGCCAATCAACACAATCAGCTTGGAAAGCCGCAGCGACTGGCTATTGATTTGCGCCATATCAAGCGGTGGCTCTTCGACAACTTCTAACCCACCTTCTGCACCTTCTTGCACCTGAGCGCGACGGCGCGCCAGCGCACGGCGATAGGCGAGCCGACGAGCAGCTACTGCCAAGCTGCGCACCAACGTGGCTTCCACAACCACCCACAGCCCCAGCAGGTAAAGCGTAATGGCGAACCTGCCTACTAGGCGCAACGCAGTATATTCATAGCCCCAGGCGACTAATCCCAGCAGCATCAGCGGCACCGACGCCATCGCCAGCCCCAACAGCAAACGAAACAGACGCACGCCAAAAATGGGGATATGCGCCAGTATCAATTGCGCCAGCCACCAGCTCATGGCTATCAAACCAAGCGACAGTAATGCTAGCGCAACGGGACGCAGTGCTAACGGAGTCTCCATCTCACCCGACATCGCGGCAATGGCAATGACGGGCACCAAAGCGACCCCTAATCCGCCTAACAGTTGGCGTAACCGAGCAGTGTATTGAGGTGACCAGGTAAAATGACGCTCAGCCACCCCATCAGCAACCAATAGTCGGCGCCCCCATGCCACTACGCCCCAACTCAGGGCTAACTGAAGCAGTGCCGGAGCAACGCTAGTTGCCAACGGCCCCGCCGCGCCTAATAACCCGCCCCCAATACCCGCTAACGCTAAGGGTCCAGGCAGCGCCAGCAATGCATTTAGCAGCACTGCTTTCGGCGTGTGCAGCTGGGTGTCGCTTTTCAAGCGTCCGATTTGTGAATGCAGGTTCGCCAAGCGCGTCTTAATTTGGCGACGTAACCCCATCAGCACGAGTCCCACCAACACAAGCGGTGCCCCGTTAAGCACTTGCCAAGAGAGTCCTTGCCAACGGGTGGGCAGAATGGCGCGCCACTCTCCCTCTTGCCACTCTAGGCGTAAATTATTCGGCAACTGGCGCAGCCAGTTAACGTCCAGCGGGCGGCTGTTGGCGACCCAAAATAGCT includes the following:
- a CDS encoding sulfate/molybdate ABC transporter ATP-binding protein — protein: MSIRLHNIAKHFGNTQALEPINLDIHEGELVGLLGPSGSGKTTLLRIIAGLENADRTTQPGKILFGDRDVTNVHVRDRRIGFVFQHYALFRHMSVYDNVAFGLTVLSRKRRPSSGEIRARVFRLLEMVKLEHLANRYPAQLSGGQQQRVSLARALAVEPEVLLLDEPFGALDAKVRQELRRWLRHLHDELNFTSVFVTHDQEEALELSDRVVVMSNGRIEQIDTPDELYRTPANRFVFEFLGDVNHLEGKVSNGVLTCGDAYWHVDLPDGHEELLLRPHEVRLTEQPTSESHLPVTITAISPVGAEVRVELEADWLAQPWLATVRHTDFEHLALRRGQRLFAHPRHWRRFPKVTEKTTEQTRVA
- a CDS encoding thiopurine S-methyltransferase, translated to MSDQWRKRWQEGRIGFHLQQAHPALLRHWGSLGVAKRTKVLVPLCGKSLDMRWLADEGYPVLGIEFAPEAIEQFLAQRSMAVSRYRQAGFNVSRQGNVELWCGDFFHLHIQQAAEIGAFYDRASLIALPPATRQRYAFHLAQLVPPGAKGLLISLAHNEGDAGPPYSVPASEIESLFAPNFTLTFLEQGSPDERGYTESVWALERRGPRL
- a CDS encoding alpha-ketoglutarate-dependent dioxygenase AlkB, whose translation is MTHTDLFENDGMKLINLLPRDGAAYYHGKILDASTADMYFSRCINELSWEHDRALIYGKEIVTKRKMAWYADEPVKSSYSGYTKTALVWPDFLRDMNQLVESHCGDAFNSCLCNFYSSGDEGMSWHSDAEKDLVEKGSIGALTLGGERKFSFKHKVTGESVSLTLEHGSLLIMKGATQKNWLHSLPKTKKDIEPRVSLTFRQMRF
- the cysT gene encoding sulfate ABC transporter permease subunit CysT translates to MSQLATWRTGSTRVLPGFGLSMGISVLFISLVLLLPITGLFGQLAGLSFAEYWAIITEGRVVASYMVTIGAAAVAAIINAIFGLLLAWVLVRYEFPGKRLLDALMDLPFALPTAVAGITLATLYASSGWMGQLLEPLGFQVAYTWVGIALAMAFTSIPFVVRTVQPVLEDLPAEVDEAAMSLGATDGVAFRRVILPHIWPALVTGTGLAFVRSLGEFGAIIFIAGNMPYETEITALMIFVKLQEYDYAGASAIASVVLFVSLALLLAINVWQGRFVRRLHGGKG
- a CDS encoding YajG family lipoprotein; amino-acid sequence: MLRRHFLRISGVLLASAWLAGCTSPQYLQLSPERSAQVPQVGSGQQVTVIAQDGRESDIIGNRAGGGMSTAHITVSSHELIPRLQQEAERAVSDMGFTPTTEQAEGRPSLTLELASLNYARGESGQPLVDEARLEGVFRAIAQNKGTTYTGTYTSRRTQGYALKPDADSNARMLSDLLSDGMNRAFSDPELGQLLAR
- a CDS encoding DMT family transporter, with translation MPIVCLLQRQQETGFSHPNKEAILKAMRQNTQAEACWLIRKFIKGNKMRAIDYIRLLSLAAIWGASFLFMRIASPAIGPINTAFFRVFFGLIGLAFIIVIIRKSLAFRGKLGKILILGAINSGIPFLMYSIAATLLPAGYSAILNATTPLTGAMIGFFIFSESLTIKKWLGVTLGIVGITIITTVGESNIVGNIYIGVAACIIATIGYGFAGFLTRRWITQQGGLDSTLVAFGSQIGATIFLTPFLIWNLSSGPNIDWLQGDVWVSLLAVGFLCTSFAYILYFRLIADIGPLRSLTVTFLVPPFAVLWGFLILDETISSGFLLGSLVVLLSVWLIVSTDSKKTT
- a CDS encoding TIGR04211 family SH3 domain-containing protein, translating into MQVNKIRFRYYAAAAGVLLSVASINANAQSDNQAWVTDELSTYVRSGPTDGYRIIGTLNAGEQVDVLETSGNYTRVRNSDGNAVWVLSDELQQTPSAVEQLPALEAQVEELTAELDGINEAWEQRVSSMTETLEVRERRIAELEASNQELDSQAEQSRQQVRGLQARLETQEEDLLMRYFMYGGGVAGAGLLVGLIVPHLPRRRKKRDRWF
- the cysW gene encoding sulfate ABC transporter permease subunit CysW, with protein sequence MRRIGDAPVVRRLLIGAALVLSALFLLLPLVAIFAQAFSEGVMVFWANVSNTFTLHAIGLTLMIALLTIPVCLVFGVALAWLVTRFSFPGRRILQTLIDIPFAVSPVVAGLIYLLLYGRNGWIGTWLDGHDIQLMFAWPGILMVTIFVTCPFVARELIPLMQAQGSREEEAAVTLGASGWTTFRRVTLPNIRWALLYGVILTNARAVGEFGAVSVVSGAIRGQTNTLPLHLEQLYQDYNAVGAFACAALLAFIALLTLAAKAGLEWRAARREAFA
- a CDS encoding DUF1820 family protein — translated: MAAKPIYRVVVHQQGEIWDLYVREIFQSELWGFIEVEEFVFDDASRVVVDPATEKLQRTFDGVKRSYLPLNAIVRIDEVEREGPLKAVKTDARVAEFPRPFSLPPRGEG